A window of the Drosophila simulans strain w501 chromosome 2L, Prin_Dsim_3.1, whole genome shotgun sequence genome harbors these coding sequences:
- the LOC6731067 gene encoding histone-lysine N-methyltransferase 2D isoform X2, whose amino-acid sequence MPLKQQLEPSLVRILVSLPWDAAQRLRQLANDGNPELRALNIQSVQFEGDSVINLKVGGQDIKITKDNVNETLEAAGSLSGNKSGLLATGFDGPSTSKAASAFMQQQQQQRILQQPQNDAISLQQRRAAAAGLGLQKMPLHTTQQQQQQQQQQVAVTPAVFKSPNTVCPMEGKVPLLLPSPSATRDFPFESMRQARVLQGREAGGLGPPLPPPPPPNVTLKVLKTQQQAPQNGELTPTTPTPAAPTPPGSKSQFIQPPPPPYPGLGAATASSVSSPIAIAGASAKPAIVTAPSQLNHPLGHPPLPTATSTGSNNIAISSPLLVNLLQNDGNGMSNPNQLKSPQQQQQQSPLIGMSPSGAQMMNSPMRSSGPATPSDFLMGDVLSPVVPSSPTTPQAAAPPCPPPVVMRNLQQQQQQHQQAMLSPSGNANHLYTQQQQQNPQQQQPQQQPQGPPHRFQQQHQQMSPQAVALRQQQLQRQQQMRFMQPQQQLQGQQQPQQQFQPAPDCFNNMGMSPMQQQQIRHQLRPGGLPLAPPPPHPQQQQQQRLMGLSMPQASPQQQFMSGASPLGPALSPASSHHSMHSPLMSNHQAQQQPQMVSPAATPGPTAPSEMAGQLMPPANQHVPAAPPPDYNQAAVNSRWPLAGINKPMDSATKSSFQEFTRYQMQYNLQQQQQQVSLPGQPQQQQQQAQQQQLPPPALPTQQQQQQQSHVQQPQVAGQTQGQVDSLISLSVLDTLTTNDLDALLPTLNCDLDSTLSLEDKNELESLLQDAKDLDLDLIEDNLSAVDMRDALNTLEEAPLEQQQQQAPMQPQQQAPQMMQMPYQQQPQQQQQMQQQLMMQQQQRQQQLPQMQQRQQQQVQRQLQLQQQQQQQQLHMVQRQQQQQQSQLQVQHPQQPQRPPQKQFIINPHTGDMEPMASDDSETEAEEETGQPQFRNSHSGLGSFNFNPANDMLLPNNLFSEEDSNSAQQHPMGISSDQERSRDSLASNKSASSRARKTPVSKANHSNFSPGDNSPRSSNSSPLIGLNSPQSVTANAGGAPSKKAKPNLLRGKLQQGVKERKAKDPTAAPKQKRERAKGNVKTKAAEEKIKLRLKLEKVETTPAAGAGYEGQIIINQQQQQQQQQTIVVNNHMQQLPMQTQLLALPTQQQQQQQQQQQMQQPQMQMTQQLHQQQQQTSQLQQQPAQLQQQQPQQQQQQQPIQQQHHPVYSNFQQQQQQQQSVPGPNEPRVPPLQIRLRGKNHVVVKNTRKDRKKGQNQDATVDERQLKRSYSDQPPQQLLMDPAESKQAKLTPPPHVNGLPILIQKTTAAVASPQLPQQLQAGVATTTKTTTIVAGKNGLTISAIVEAHKAQAQAQAQSLSDPQLIVGSTNTGTTPTSTTLQQQQLSKIATSLPSSITLSAINSNNNNNNVNSGNNNNRLLTMKNPIKTAATITPIVGGKPMTKNHKPPPYITAVQQLQLQKQQQQQQQQQQQQQQQQQQQQQRQLAAAVTMLPSATTLKRVEITKVTPQVTAEQAPSINPSPVAVAAAATATLATSSTPTTQTTQLICDRKLPVAMPPMTTVNNVVVATVNSSSAALSTLSSVSTASSASIITTSTSTSSPAALPSTLRNSPASNGSGTPGHGNNGGGEDSGIESMDALSEKSPHQLSSSSPIQVSKAAVTMVQQQQQQTSAIATITTSAVIAPVIAPSSTQAGTTPTAAPSLTVSSSLQQQQKQQADDEIEKALAKMEGDFPDDLEDIVSSMIKETSECASAAGGGFLNSLESSLPAATVATVVSTASTNTSSIGSIKLNGEHHILEHDDLIKKLTESKPPAIKVKLEEMPPLLTIKKEPAIKPMASGLKVEAKVEVKLEPKVEPKSEEKLQEKPPSESSSASLQPISIEIPAQVDGETPRIRTRASSRLESPLDAPKASPDPTTVTGVSATAATVANTSTNVKSLSRASSTASPRVVTPTPNHNNNNNKRRRQESECGSSNDGADLGENSIKRPRISSGTTSNNNAAETAADHNAGAGLPKKVEIESSDSDEPLIEVAGKVRNSKQAQVEAADAAAAGVEKHVTRRNAQQLQPPQNKTAGNHAPSSTPALGTPRSGKAQAPVGATSAANNNHNSSTPNNPSVVPSSVTTTTMPGGAVVTTSQANSGTSVVHATRGATAAAASTTNNNSGSSPTDEKIGTRRSVRASAAANKIIYSRSNAAAAAAAAAAAAEPKGTTGKAGAAVGANSAGSVESVAEARRKTRSAVIGESMLTEGRRRRTSRDYK is encoded by the exons GAGGGCGATTCTGTGATAAATTTGAAAGTTGGTGGACAAGATATTAAGATAACCAAGG ATAATGTAAACGAGACACTTGAGGCGGCTGGCTCGCTTTCCGGCAACAAGAGTGGTCTGCTGGCCACGGGATTCGATGGCCCCAGTACGAGCAAGGCGGCGTCCGCCTTtatgcaacaacagcagcagcagcgaatcCTGCAACAGCCCCAAAACGATGCAATCTCACTCCAGCAAAGAagagcggcggcggcgggccTGGGACTTCAGAAGATGCCCCTCCACAccacgcagcagcagcagcaacaacagcagcagcaggtggccGTGACACCCGCCGTCTTCAAATCCCCCAATACCGTGTGCCCCATGGAGGGCAAggtgccgttgctgctgccatcGCCGTCTGCTACGCGAGACTTTCCCTTCGAGAGCATGCGGCAGGCGAGAGTGCTGCAAGGTCGAGAGGCGGGCGGTCTGGGTCCGCCCCTaccgccacctcctccgccaaATGTAACACTAAAGGTGCTGAAGACGCAACAGCAGGCACCTCAGAATGGCGAACTGACACCCACAACGCCAACGCCAGCTGCTCCAACGCCGCCGGGCAGCAAATCTCAGTTCATCcagccaccaccgccgccataTCCGGGTTTGGGAGCTGCCACGGCCAGCAGCGTCAGTTCACCCATTGCCATAGCGGGCGCTAGTGCCAAGCCAGCCATTGTGACGGCACCCAGCCAGCTTAACCATCCGCTTGGGCATCCGCCGCTGCCTACGGCGACGTCGacgggcagcaacaacattgcCATATCGTCGCCGCTGCTTGTGAATCTGCTGCAGAACGACGGCAATGGCATGTCGAATCCGAACCAGCTCAAGTCgccccaacagcagcagcagcagtcgccgCTGATTGGTATGAGCCCCAGTGGAGCGCAGATGATGAACTCCCCTATGCGATCCTCCGgcccggcgacgcccagcgATTTCCTCATGGGCGACGTACTGAGTCCGGTGGTGCCTTCCTCACCCACAACGCCCCAGGCGGCGGCTCCTCCTTGCCCGCCGCCCGTGGTGATGCGgaatctgcagcagcagcaacaacaacatcagcaggcTATGCTCAGTCCCAGCGGCAATGCCAATCATTTGTATactcagcaacagcagcagaatccgcagcagcagcaaccacaacagcagccgcaagGACCACCACATCGCTttcaacagcaacatcagcaaatGTCGCCGCAAGCTGTGGCCCtgcgacagcagcaacttcaGCGCCAACAGCAGATGCGATTCatgcaaccgcagcagcaattACAAggccagcagcaaccacagcaACAGTTTCAGCCTGCGCCTG ATTGCTTCAACAACATGGGCATGAGTCccatgcaacaacaacagataAGACATCAACTGAGACCCGGCGGACTGCCGCTggctcctccgccgcctcatccgcaacagcagcagcagcagcgcctcATGGGCCTGTCCATGCCGCAAGCGTCACCCCAACAGCAATTCATGAGCGGCGCTTCGCCCCTTGGACCTGCCCTCTCGCCCGCCTCCAGCCACCATTCGATGCACAGTCCGCTGATGTCCAATCatcaggcgcagcagcagccgcagatgGTGTCGCCTGCGGCAACACCCGGACCCACTGCTCCCAGCGAAATGGCTGGACAGCTCATGCCGCCAGCCAATCAACACGTACCTGCAGCTCCACCACCAGATTACAATCAGGCGGCAGTCAATTCTCGCTGGCCGCTGGCCGGGATCAATAAGCCGATGGACTCGGCCACCAAGAGCAGTTTTCAGGAATTCACGCGTTACCAGATGCAGTACAATcttcagcaacagcagcagcaagtcaGTCTGCCGGGacagccgcaacagcagcagcagcaggcacaacagcaacagctgccgccgcctgcGCTAccgacgcagcagcagcagcaacaacaaagtcaTGTTCAGCAGCCACAGGTTGCAGGTCAGACTCAAGGTCAGGTCGATTCTCTGATCTCGCTTTCCGTTCTGGATACCCTCACCACAAACGATTTGGACGCCCTGCTGCCCACACTAAACTGTGATCTGGACTCTACTCTTAGTTTGGAAGATAAGAACGAGCTCGAATCTCTGCTGCAAGATGCCAAGGATCTGGACTTGGATCTGATCGAGGACAATCTATCGGCGGTTGATATGAGGGATGCGCTCAACACGTTGGAAGAAGCGCCActggaacagcagcagcaacaagcacCAATGCAGCCTCAACAGCAGGCGCCGCAAATGATGCAAATGCCGtaccagcagcaaccacaacaacaacaacagatgcagcaacaattgatgatgcaacagcagcagagaCAGCAACAATTGCCGCAGATGCaacagcgccagcagcaacaggtgcaacgacaactgcaactgcagcaacagcagcaacaacaacagttgcATATGGtccagcgccagcagcagcaacagcagtcaCAACTGCAAGTccagcatccgcagcagccACAGAGACCTCCCCAGAAGCAATTTATCATTAATCCACATACCGGCGACATGGAACCAATGGCCAGCGACGATAGCGAAACTGAGGCTGAAGAGGAAACCGGCCAGCCACAATTCCGCAACAGCCATAGTGGATTAGgcagtttcaatttcaatccCGCCAACGATATGCTTCTGCCCAACAATCTGTTTTCCGAGGAGGACTCCAATTCCGCGCAGCAGCATCCCATGGGTATAAGTAGTGATCAGGAAAGATCACGTGACTCCCTGGCATCGAACAAATCAGCCTCCAGCAGGGCTAGGAAAACGCCGGTCTCGAAAGCGAACCATAGCAATTTCAGTCCGGGTGATAATTCGCCCCGTTCTAGCAATAGTTCGCCTTTAATTGGTTTGAACTCGCCCCAATCGGTGACAGCCAATGCAGGTGGAGCGCCCAGCAAGAAGGCCAAGCCAAATCTGCTGCGCGGCAAGCTGCAACAGGGAGTCAAGGAGCGCAAGGCCAAGGATCCCACGGCCGCGCCAAAACAGAAGCGAGAGCGGGCGAAGGGCAATGTCAAGACGAAGGCAGCCGAGGAGAAGATAAAGCTGCGACTGAAACTGGAGAAGGTGGAGACTACGCCTGCAGCGGGAGCCGGCTACGAGGGACAGATTATTAtcaaccagcagcaacagcagcagcagcagcagaccaTTGTTGTGAATAATCACATGCAACAGTTGCCTATGCAGACGCAACTATTGGCTCTGCCgacgcagcaacaacaacaacagcagcagcagcaacagatgcaGCAACCTCAAATGCAGATGACCCAACAGctacatcagcagcagcaacaaactTCTCAGCTTCAGCAACAACCTGctcagctccagcagcaacagccacaacaacagcagcagcagcagccgatccaacagcaacatcatccAGTCTATAGCAActttcaacaacaacaacagcagcagcaaagtgTCCCGGGTCCTAACGAACCACGTGTTCCTCCACTGCAGATCCGTTTGCGTGGAAAGAACCATGTGGTGGTCAAGAACACGCGAAAGGATCGAAAGAAGGGCCAGAACCAGGATGCCACCGTTGATGAACGGCAACTGAAGCGCAGCTACAGCGATCAGCCACCACAGCAACTGCTCATGGACCCAGCAGAAAGCAAACAAGCCAAGCTAACACCACCGCCACATGTCAACGGATTGCCCATACTGATCCAGAAGACGACGGCGGCAGTGGCGTCGCCACAATTGCCACAACAACTGCAAGCCGGCGTAGCCACAACCACGAAGACCACCACCATTGTGGCGGGCAAGAATGGTCTAACGATCAGTGCCATTGTGGAGGCGCACAAGGCGCAGGCTCAGGCGCAGGCCCAATCCCTCAGTGATCCTCAGCTGATTGTGGGTTCCACCAACACTGGAACAACGCCCACGTCCACCaccctgcagcagcagcagctgagcaAGATAGCCACCTCGTTGCCCAGCAGCATTACCCTAAGTgccatcaacagcaacaataacaacaataatgtgAACAGCGGGAATAACAACAATCGGCTGTTGACGATGAAGAATCCGATCAAGACTGCGGCCACCATAACACCTATCGTGGGTGGCAAGCCGATGACAAAAAACCATAAGCCGCCGCCATACATCACAGCCgtgcaacagctgcagctgcagaagcaacaacagcagcagcaacaacagcagcaacagcagcagcaacaacagcagcagcaacagcagcgacaacTGGCGGCGGCCGTAACCATGTTGCCAAGTGCGACGACCCTGAAGCGTGTGGAGATAACAAAGGTCACACCGCAGGTCACGGCAGAGCAGGCCCCTAGCATAAACCCATCCCCAGTAGccgtagcagcagcagccacagcaacacTAGCGACATCGTCGACGCCCACTACGCAAACAACTCAGCTGATCTGTGATAGAAAGTTGCCAGTGGCCATGCCGCCCATGACTACGGTCAATAATGTGGTGGTGGCCACAGTGAACTCCTCTTCCGCCGCCCTGTCGACCTTATCCTCCGTATCCACAGCCTCCTCCGCGTCCATAATCACCACCTCTACCTCAACCTCATCGCCAGCTGCGTTGCCCAGCACGCTGCGCAACTCGCCCGCCAGCAATGGAAGTGGCACACCCGGTCATGGAAACAATGGCGGCGGCGAGGACAGCGGCATTGAGTCCATGGATGCCCTCTCCGAGAAGAGTCCTCATCAGCTCTCGTCCAGCAGTCCAATCCAAGTGAGCAAGGCGGCGGTGACGatggtgcagcagcagcagcagcagacgagCGCAATCGCCACAATCACCACATCCGCGGTGATAGCACCAGTGATTGCACCCAGCTCAACGCAGGCAGGAACAACACCCACTGCAGCGCCATCACTAACCGTGTCCAGTTccctgcaacagcagcaaaaacagcaggCTGACGATGAGATAGAGAAGGCGCTGGCGAAGATGGAGGGGGATTTTCCCGATGATCTCGAGGATATTGTTTCCTCGATGATTAAGGAGACAAGCGAATGTGCCAGTGCGGCGGGTGGTGGCTTCCTGAATAGCCTGGAGAGCTCACTGCCAGCAGCGACAGTTGCAACAGTTGTGTCCACAGCATCCACGAACACAAGTAGCATAGGTAGCATCAAGTTGAATGGCGAACACCATATACTCGAACACGATGATCTCATCAAGAAACTCACAGAGAGCAAGCCACCGGCGATCAAGGTgaagctggaggagatgcCACCGCTGCTCACCATTAAGAAGGAGCCGGCGATTAAACCGATGGCCAGCGGCCTTAAAGTGGAAGCCAAAGTGGAGGTAAAGCTTGAGCCGAAAGTCGAGCCCAAGTCGGAGGAGAAGTTGCAGGAAAAGCCTCCGAGCGAGTCTTCATCAGCCTCCCTTCAGCCCATTTCGATTGAAATACCTGCTCAGGTGGACGGTGAGACGCCGAGAATAAGGACGCGGGCCAGCAGTCGTCTAGAGAGTCCGCTGGATGCGCCGAAAGCAAGTCCTGATCCCACAACAGTCACCGGAGTTTCAGCCACAGCGGCAACTGTAGCCAACACTTCTACCAACGTCAAAAGTCTATCCCGCGCCTCCTCCACAGCCAGTCCTCGAGTGGTCACACCGACTcccaaccacaacaacaataacaacaagcgAAGACGCCAGGAATCCGAGTGCGGGAGCAGTAATGATGGTGCCGACCTGGGCGAGAATAGCATAAAGCGGCCGAGGATAAGCAGTGGGACCACCTCCAATAACAACGCAGCAGAAACAGCTGCTGATCACAATGCCGGCGCGGGATTGCCAAAAAAGGTGGAAATCGAGTCCTCCGATTCGGATGAGCCGCTGATCGAGGTGGCCGGCAAGGTGCGCAACTCCAAGCAGGCCCAGGTAGAAGCTGCCGATGCCGCGGCAGCTGGAGTGGAGAAGCACGTGACGCGACGAAATGCACAGCAGCTACAACCACCGCAGAACA AAACGGCCGGCAACCATGCTCCCTCCTCCACACCTGCTCTTGGAACACCGCGATCGGGAAAAGCTCAGGCGCCAGTTGGTGCTACCTCTGCTGCGAACAACAATCACAACAGCAGCACGCCAAACAATCCCAGTGTTGTGCCCTCCTCAGTGACGACGACAACAATGCCAGGCGGAGCTGTGGTGACCACCAGCCAAGCTAACAGCGGCACAAGCGTGGTTCATGCAACACGTGGAGCCACCGCAGCGGCTGCCAGCACCACCAATAACAACTCGGGCAGCTCGCCCACAGACGAGAAGATCGGCACCCGGAGGAGCGTGCGAGCCAGTGCGGCGGCCAACAAGATCATCTATAGTCGCAGCAATgcagccgcagctgctgctgcagcagccgccgcgGCAGAGCCGAAAGGAACAACTGGCAAGGCGGGAGCAGCGGTGGGTGCCAACAGCGCCGGCAGTGTGGAGAGCGTCGCGGAAGCCAGACGAAAGACGCGCAGTGCAG TCATTGGCGAGTCCATGTTGACCGAGGGACGCCGGAGAAGAACGTCGCGTGATTACAAGTGA